A region of the Nocardia asteroides genome:
CATCGTCGCAGTCGACGGTGACGTGGGCGATCGAGAGCGTCATGGATATCTCCTTTGTTCACGGTTGGGCGATGGGCCAGCACAGTTCGGTTCGGTAGGCGGCGGGATCGTCGGACACGTCCGGGCCGAGCAGGTACAGCTCGCGGATCGGTTCGGGCAACGCCACATCGTGTTCGGCGACATGACTGCCCAGTGCGCCGTAGGTGCGGTCCAACTCGTCGAACGAACCCTCGTGCACGGTGACGGCGAACCGGCGCTCGGGCAGTTCGACGGCGCAAACCCCTGAGGGCAGGACGATGCCTGCGTCGGCGACCGGAACGAACGCGACGACCTCGCCCTCGTCCTCTTCGAAGAAGCCGGTGCCGTAGGTCGCCCCGCCGACACCGGCGGGCGCGATCCCGGCGGTGGCCAGCGCCTCGTACAAGGTTCGGAATGCCACTTCGCACCATGCGTCGATGTGTTCCCCGGCCACCACCGCGCGCAGGGCCGCAGCCGGGAACGCCGGAACTACGCGATATTCCACGGCGATCGGGGCCGAGGGGGTCAGCAGCGAACGCAGCGATGCCACGACCGCGCGGGTACGCATCAGCTCCGCCTCCATGCGCTCCAGATGCTTACGCAGCGCGGTGTCGCGGGCGTCCTCGTCCGGCGCGGCGAGCACGGCGCGAATCTCCGGTACCGGCATGTCCAGTTCGCGCAATCGCCGGATCAGCTGTGCCTGCGCCACCTGCGCCGTCGAGTACCGCCGATAGCCCGAACTCGCGTCGACGCCGACCGGAGCGAGCAGGTCGATCTCGTGGTAGTAGCGCAACGTCTTCACGCTGAGGTGGCTCAGCCTGGAGAACTCCCCGATGGGGACGGTTGCCGTCATGGCACCAGCCAACACCCTCCAGCGGCGGGAGGGTCAACGGCGCCCGGTGTTCAGGCGAGCGCGAAGGTCAGCAGGAGCGTGGTCTGCAACGCGCCGCGCCAC
Encoded here:
- a CDS encoding MerR family transcriptional regulator, with protein sequence MTATVPIGEFSRLSHLSVKTLRYYHEIDLLAPVGVDASSGYRRYSTAQVAQAQLIRRLRELDMPVPEIRAVLAAPDEDARDTALRKHLERMEAELMRTRAVVASLRSLLTPSAPIAVEYRVVPAFPAAALRAVVAGEHIDAWCEVAFRTLYEALATAGIAPAGVGGATYGTGFFEEDEGEVVAFVPVADAGIVLPSGVCAVELPERRFAVTVHEGSFDELDRTYGALGSHVAEHDVALPEPIRELYLLGPDVSDDPAAYRTELCWPIAQP